In one window of Temnothorax longispinosus isolate EJ_2023e chromosome 9, Tlon_JGU_v1, whole genome shotgun sequence DNA:
- the LOC139819804 gene encoding uncharacterized protein isoform X2, producing MIDLTVKTLDSQNHVFSLEDDQITVRGFKEHIAESVAVPADSQRLIYCGRVLQDEKKLNDYDVNGKVIHLVQRAPPQPGQHGNDGGQTQGQTPGQRQGWQNSQRPHYRVTRTQMHGNAMYLGAMSVPAEIVEGHGNILGIPQLSNSLSGSRLNHAGRLLDRMNELIDRLDDPSAPPLHPPPEVNQTTQQQQQQQQQQQQQQQEAEIEQNETNDVSRDDGVRLAEAAAAAITAALSAAGARAVTLFRGSSYNGGSTRTSSDPNEHQSDVQPSQSQSQSQSQSQSQSQSQSQSQSQSQSQSQPQSQPQAQSQQQQTQATADAGATSSNASQNRRAQQQDLPRPPQMAELLQRLCTTQERLRPYLERYCMLTLLDPSLPPGPGPNTVEESQRIVDGVSEILHLMSHSCHALSDIIIDMSQPPPRNLRCRPIIVQHSAILQPSIPIQVEAHISLNGRSANNNNSNDETTESSNQAQSENAESATSSRVNTEEGNQERESDSGAQPQAERSQQDQGQSPFDTVFNLPNNVEVLMEVSSESNIDAGSSNEQNASGNETNNNARRTNVFPFGTPPPPYLLRNFMQAVHGHMVHGGITTTTISTRNPPVTTAGAQSVSSSMDSGSTNAGQSTQARSNTGTHPTTATQTRSTSRPHVFHHHAHPMGLGMSIGLGLDFDPYLPCNSHHVYRSPSTASNSATGVTTSQPTRTASTATADAQNQTNQTATTSTTTTSATSTNATSATNAETATNNSFVNFMQQLLNQPTGGQSRPINTNAPNLMESIENIMQIIGNNIRVGFLGDSSIRNPTLADLFEGGGLSMDLFTSHGSGREENFLVDLFVLLAQSMSLDGLLRVRRGQWGPIARLRRPLQEFLQYTFSNASSPEAIQEQATERLLSQLRPHIQNLLASEEDANGRSGSRVDVCATIESLITRHARDILRSLFDSGIDDARFGQDILNILINMSSQTVHVLRYSLRGGQAGLEAIATRFMRDLMDGGNPALLQWVLNGFITHLRTYFLCVPQPPDSEIIPLLVYRDASSQPSSQSSASTRQSTQAQPEDEPMETETLEQQQQQQQQQQQQPARESSISEDREEIPETFPGHEALPSDWVPIIARDGVRQRRQLQMQGVTPNSGVTTFSDAYLGGLPSKRRKLIEQQKPRLLVSPTPNHHSTIAASMERLVREGVGHAGVEEVEGAAVAVAADPAVRRAFGQAIRDCLNPCRYGTPDFPDPLRFPNATKYFADQERPPK from the exons ATGATCGACCTAACAGTCAAGACCTTGGACTCGCAGAATCACGTCTTCTCCCTGGAAGACGAC CAAATCACGGTACGCGGCTTTAAAGAGCATATAGCCGAGTCCGTCGCGGTACCAGCTGATTCGCAGAGGTTGATTTATTGCGGACGGGTGCTTCAAgacgaaaagaaattaaatgattatg ATGTCAATGGAAAAGTTATACACCTGGTGCAACGCGCGCCTCCCCAGCCTGGCCAGCATGGGAACGACGGCGGGCAGACCCAGGGTCAGACACCGGGGCAGAGGCAGGGTTGGCAGAACTCACAGAGGCCGCATTACCGGGTCACTCGCACCCAAATGCATGGAAACGCCATGTATCTAGGTGCGATGTCTGTGCCAGCGGAGATCGTTGAAGGCCACGGTAATATTCTAg GTATACCGCAACTGAGCAACAGTTTGTCCGGTAGCCGGCTGAACCATGCCGGTCGACTGCTCGATCGTATGAACGAGCTGATCGATCGGTTGGACGATCCTAGCGCTCCTCCTCTGCATCCGCCCCCGGAGGTCAACCAGACgacgcagcagcagcagcagcagcagcaacaacagcaacagcaacagcaagaGGCAGAAATTGAACAAAACGA GACCAATGACGTTTCTAGAGACGACGGTGTTAGACTTGCTGAGGCAGCTGCCGCCGCCATCACAGCCGCTTTGTCAGCTGCTGGGGCACGTGCAGTTACATTGTTCAGAG GAAGCAGTTACAACGGTGGGAGTACGAGAACTTCAAGCGATCCAAATGAGCATCAAAGTGATGTGCAACCATCACAGTCACAGTCTCAATCCCAGTCGCAGTCACAATCGCAGTCGCAGTCGCAATCGCAGTCACAATCGCAATCGCAATCGCAGTCACAACCGCAATCGCAGCCACAGGCACAATCGCAACAGCAACAAACGCAAGCGACTGCAGACGCGGGAGCAACATCGAGCAACGCTAGCCAAAACAGGCGAGCTCAACAGCAGGA TCTCCCGCGACCTCCGCAGATGGCAGAATTATTGCAAAGACTGTGCACCACCCAAGAACGGCTGAGACCTTATCTGGAACGTTATTGCATGCTTACGCTTCTTGATCCTTCGTTACCGCCCGGG CCCGGACCGAACACCGTAGAGGAAAGTCAGAGAATAGTGGATGGAGTCAGTGAAATTCTCCACCTTATGTCGCACAGCTGTCACGCGCTGAGCGACATTATCATTGACATGAGTCAACCACCGCCTAGAAACTTGCGATGCCGGCCAATAATAGTACAGCACTCGGCCATCCTACAGCCTAGTATACCGATCCAGGTAGAG GCTCATATCAGTTTGAACGGTCGCAGCGCTAATAACAACAACAGTAACGACGAGACGACAGAGTCTAGTAATCAGGCGCAGTCGGAAAACGCGGAATCGGCAACTTCGTCGCGCGTTAATACTGAGGAGGGTAATCAAGAGCGAGAATCGGACAGTGGAGCCCAGCCGCAGGCGGAACGGTCGCAACAAGATCAAGGCCAATCGCCTTTCG ATACGGTATTCAATTTGCCGAACAATGTTGAGGTGCTGATGGAAGTTAGTTCCGAGAGTAATATAGATGCTGGATCGAGCAATGAACAGAACGCGTCAGGCAATGAAACCAACAATAACGCCC GCAGGACAAACGTATTTCCATTCGGCACGCCACCGCCGCCTTATTTATTGCGAAACTTTATGCAAGCCGTTCACGGACACATGGTGCATGGCGGTATCACTACCACGACTATAAGCACGAGAAATCCTCCCGTTACTACTGCAGGAGCGCAATCGGTCTCCTCGTCGATGGATAGCGGAAGCACAAATGCCGGCCAAAGCACTCAAGCACG AAGCAATACTGGTACTCATCCTACCACTGCTACACAAACTCGAAGTACATCACGGCCGCACGTGTTCCATCATCACGCTCATCCGATGGGTCTCGGCATGAGTATTGGACTGGGTCTTGATTTCGATCCCTACCTTCCATGCAATTCGCACCATGTCTACCGCTCTCCGAGTACCGCCTCCAATAGCGCGACCGGCGTGACAACTTCGCAACCAACGCGCACGGCGTCGACAGCTACAGCGGACGCTCAGAATCAAACAAATCAAACCG CAACGACTTCGACTACGACGACCAGTGCTACCTCTACGAACGCAACATCGGCGACGAATGCAGAAACAGCTACTAATAATTCTTTCGTGAATTTTATGCAGCAGTTGTTAAATCAGCCGACGGGTGGTCAATCGCGACCCATCAATACGAACG CTCCAAATTTGATGGAAAgcattgaaaatataatgcaaataattgGTAACAATATACGCGTAGGATTTTTGGGCGATAG CTCAATCAGAAATCCTACATTGGCCGATCTGTTTGAGGGTGGAGGATTATCTATGGATCTCTTCACGTCGCACGGATCCGGCAGAGAGGAGAACTTCCTCGTCGATCTCTTCGTATTGCTG GCACAATCTATGTCTCTGGATGGATTGCTCAGAGTACGTCGAGGTCAATGGGGACCGATCGCTCGTCTTCGAAGACCGTTGCAAGAGTTTCTACAGTATACGTTCTCGAATGCCTCATCACCAGAAGCCATTCAAGAGCAAGCGACTGAGCGTTTACTTTCTCAATTACGACCTCACATTCAGAATCTCCTGGCGTCCGAGGAAGACGCCAACGGCAGAAGTGGATCCCGCGTTGACGTCTGCGCGACCATCGAATCGTTGATCACTCGCCACGCAAGAGATATACTTAGAAGCTTATTCGATAGCG GAATCGACGATGCGAGGTTCGGTCAGGACATATTGAACATCCTAATTAACATGTCCAGCCAAACTGTACATGTACTTCGGTATTCGCTACGTGGCGGCCAAGCTGGATTGGAGGCGATTGCGACGCGTTTTATG CGTGACTTGATGGACGGTGGCAATCCCGCTCTTCTCCAGTGGGTGCTGAACGGATTTATCACCCATCTTCGTACTTACTTTTTGTGCGTACCACAACCCCCGGATTCGGAGATCATACCACTTTTGGTGTATAGGGATGCATCGTCTCAACCGTCATCGCAATCCTCAGCTTCGACTCGCCAATCCACACAAGCCCAACCGGAAGATGAG CCGATGGAAACCGAAACTCTcgagcagcagcaacaacaacagcagcagcaacagcaacaaccGGCACGCGAAAGCTCGATATCTGAGGACCGAGAAGAAATCCCGGAAACATTCCCTGGCCATGAAGCTTTACCTTCG GATTGGGTGCCAATTATCGCTCGCGATGGTGTGCGACAACGTAGACAATTGCAGATGCAGGGTGTAACGCCGAACAGCGGCGTGACGACGTTTAGCGACGCGTATCTAGGTGGTCTACCGAGCAAACGTCGCAAGTTGATCGAACAGCAGAAACCGCGGTTACTAGTCAGCCCCACGCCAAACCATCATTCGACAATAGCAGCGTCCATGGAACGGTTAGTCAGAGAAGGGGTCGGTCATGCCGGCGTTGAAGAGGTCGAAGGTGCCGCCGTGGCCGTCGCGGCGGATCCCGCTGTGCGACGCGCGTTTGGTCAAGCGATCAGGGACTGTTTAAATCCGTGCCGATACGGCACGCCGGACTTTCCGGACCCGTTACGCTTCCCGAACGCGACCAAATACTTCGCGGATCAGGAGCGCCCGCCGAAATAA
- the LOC139819804 gene encoding uncharacterized protein isoform X4 translates to MIDLTVKTLDSQNHVFSLEDDQITVRGFKEHIAESVAVPADSQRLIYCGRVLQDEKKLNDYDVNGKVIHLVQRAPPQPGQHGNDGGQTQGQTPGQRQGWQNSQRPHYRVTRTQMHGNAMYLGAMSVPAEIVEGHGNILGIPQLSNSLSGSRLNHAGRLLDRMNELIDRLDDPSAPPLHPPPEVNQTTQQQQQQQQQQQQQQQEAEIEQNEDDGVRLAEAAAAAITAALSAAGARAVTLFRGSSYNGGSTRTSSDPNEHQSDVQPSQSQSQSQSQSQSQSQSQSQSQSQSQSQSQPQSQPQAQSQQQQTQATADAGATSSNASQNRRAQQQEYVLILPRPPQMAELLQRLCTTQERLRPYLERYCMLTLLDPSLPPGPGPNTVEESQRIVDGVSEILHLMSHSCHALSDIIIDMSQPPPRNLRCRPIIVQHSAILQPSIPIQVEAHISLNGRSANNNNSNDETTESSNQAQSENAESATSSRVNTEEGNQERESDSGAQPQAERSQQDQGQSPFDTVFNLPNNVEVLMEVSSESNIDAGSSNEQNASGNETNNNARRTNVFPFGTPPPPYLLRNFMQAVHGHMVHGGITTTTISTRNPPVTTAGAQSVSSSMDSGSTNAGQSTQARSNTGTHPTTATQTRSTSRPHVFHHHAHPMGLGMSIGLGLDFDPYLPCNSHHVYRSPSTASNSATGVTTSQPTRTASTATADAQNQTNQTATTSTTTTSATSTNATSATNAETATNNSFVNFMQQLLNQPTGGQSRPINTNAPNLMESIENIMQIIGNNIRVGFLGDSSIRNPTLADLFEGGGLSMDLFTSHGSGREENFLVDLFVLLAQSMSLDGLLRVRRGQWGPIARLRRPLQEFLQYTFSNASSPEAIQEQATERLLSQLRPHIQNLLASEEDANGRSGSRVDVCATIESLITRHARDILRSLFDSGIDDARFGQDILNILINMSSQTVHVLRYSLRGGQAGLEAIATRFMRDLMDGGNPALLQWVLNGFITHLRTYFLCVPQPPDSEIIPLLVYRDASSQPSSQSSASTRQSTQAQPEDEPMETETLEQQQQQQQQQQQQPARESSISEDREEIPETFPGHEALPSDWVPIIARDGVRQRRQLQMQGVTPNSGVTTFSDAYLGGLPSKRRKLIEQQKPRLLVSPTPNHHSTIAASMERLVREGVGHAGVEEVEGAAVAVAADPAVRRAFGQAIRDCLNPCRYGTPDFPDPLRFPNATKYFADQERPPK, encoded by the exons ATGATCGACCTAACAGTCAAGACCTTGGACTCGCAGAATCACGTCTTCTCCCTGGAAGACGAC CAAATCACGGTACGCGGCTTTAAAGAGCATATAGCCGAGTCCGTCGCGGTACCAGCTGATTCGCAGAGGTTGATTTATTGCGGACGGGTGCTTCAAgacgaaaagaaattaaatgattatg ATGTCAATGGAAAAGTTATACACCTGGTGCAACGCGCGCCTCCCCAGCCTGGCCAGCATGGGAACGACGGCGGGCAGACCCAGGGTCAGACACCGGGGCAGAGGCAGGGTTGGCAGAACTCACAGAGGCCGCATTACCGGGTCACTCGCACCCAAATGCATGGAAACGCCATGTATCTAGGTGCGATGTCTGTGCCAGCGGAGATCGTTGAAGGCCACGGTAATATTCTAg GTATACCGCAACTGAGCAACAGTTTGTCCGGTAGCCGGCTGAACCATGCCGGTCGACTGCTCGATCGTATGAACGAGCTGATCGATCGGTTGGACGATCCTAGCGCTCCTCCTCTGCATCCGCCCCCGGAGGTCAACCAGACgacgcagcagcagcagcagcagcagcaacaacagcaacagcaacagcaagaGGCAGAAATTGAACAAAACGA AGACGACGGTGTTAGACTTGCTGAGGCAGCTGCCGCCGCCATCACAGCCGCTTTGTCAGCTGCTGGGGCACGTGCAGTTACATTGTTCAGAG GAAGCAGTTACAACGGTGGGAGTACGAGAACTTCAAGCGATCCAAATGAGCATCAAAGTGATGTGCAACCATCACAGTCACAGTCTCAATCCCAGTCGCAGTCACAATCGCAGTCGCAGTCGCAATCGCAGTCACAATCGCAATCGCAATCGCAGTCACAACCGCAATCGCAGCCACAGGCACAATCGCAACAGCAACAAACGCAAGCGACTGCAGACGCGGGAGCAACATCGAGCAACGCTAGCCAAAACAGGCGAGCTCAACAGCAGGAGTATGtgttaat TCTCCCGCGACCTCCGCAGATGGCAGAATTATTGCAAAGACTGTGCACCACCCAAGAACGGCTGAGACCTTATCTGGAACGTTATTGCATGCTTACGCTTCTTGATCCTTCGTTACCGCCCGGG CCCGGACCGAACACCGTAGAGGAAAGTCAGAGAATAGTGGATGGAGTCAGTGAAATTCTCCACCTTATGTCGCACAGCTGTCACGCGCTGAGCGACATTATCATTGACATGAGTCAACCACCGCCTAGAAACTTGCGATGCCGGCCAATAATAGTACAGCACTCGGCCATCCTACAGCCTAGTATACCGATCCAGGTAGAG GCTCATATCAGTTTGAACGGTCGCAGCGCTAATAACAACAACAGTAACGACGAGACGACAGAGTCTAGTAATCAGGCGCAGTCGGAAAACGCGGAATCGGCAACTTCGTCGCGCGTTAATACTGAGGAGGGTAATCAAGAGCGAGAATCGGACAGTGGAGCCCAGCCGCAGGCGGAACGGTCGCAACAAGATCAAGGCCAATCGCCTTTCG ATACGGTATTCAATTTGCCGAACAATGTTGAGGTGCTGATGGAAGTTAGTTCCGAGAGTAATATAGATGCTGGATCGAGCAATGAACAGAACGCGTCAGGCAATGAAACCAACAATAACGCCC GCAGGACAAACGTATTTCCATTCGGCACGCCACCGCCGCCTTATTTATTGCGAAACTTTATGCAAGCCGTTCACGGACACATGGTGCATGGCGGTATCACTACCACGACTATAAGCACGAGAAATCCTCCCGTTACTACTGCAGGAGCGCAATCGGTCTCCTCGTCGATGGATAGCGGAAGCACAAATGCCGGCCAAAGCACTCAAGCACG AAGCAATACTGGTACTCATCCTACCACTGCTACACAAACTCGAAGTACATCACGGCCGCACGTGTTCCATCATCACGCTCATCCGATGGGTCTCGGCATGAGTATTGGACTGGGTCTTGATTTCGATCCCTACCTTCCATGCAATTCGCACCATGTCTACCGCTCTCCGAGTACCGCCTCCAATAGCGCGACCGGCGTGACAACTTCGCAACCAACGCGCACGGCGTCGACAGCTACAGCGGACGCTCAGAATCAAACAAATCAAACCG CAACGACTTCGACTACGACGACCAGTGCTACCTCTACGAACGCAACATCGGCGACGAATGCAGAAACAGCTACTAATAATTCTTTCGTGAATTTTATGCAGCAGTTGTTAAATCAGCCGACGGGTGGTCAATCGCGACCCATCAATACGAACG CTCCAAATTTGATGGAAAgcattgaaaatataatgcaaataattgGTAACAATATACGCGTAGGATTTTTGGGCGATAG CTCAATCAGAAATCCTACATTGGCCGATCTGTTTGAGGGTGGAGGATTATCTATGGATCTCTTCACGTCGCACGGATCCGGCAGAGAGGAGAACTTCCTCGTCGATCTCTTCGTATTGCTG GCACAATCTATGTCTCTGGATGGATTGCTCAGAGTACGTCGAGGTCAATGGGGACCGATCGCTCGTCTTCGAAGACCGTTGCAAGAGTTTCTACAGTATACGTTCTCGAATGCCTCATCACCAGAAGCCATTCAAGAGCAAGCGACTGAGCGTTTACTTTCTCAATTACGACCTCACATTCAGAATCTCCTGGCGTCCGAGGAAGACGCCAACGGCAGAAGTGGATCCCGCGTTGACGTCTGCGCGACCATCGAATCGTTGATCACTCGCCACGCAAGAGATATACTTAGAAGCTTATTCGATAGCG GAATCGACGATGCGAGGTTCGGTCAGGACATATTGAACATCCTAATTAACATGTCCAGCCAAACTGTACATGTACTTCGGTATTCGCTACGTGGCGGCCAAGCTGGATTGGAGGCGATTGCGACGCGTTTTATG CGTGACTTGATGGACGGTGGCAATCCCGCTCTTCTCCAGTGGGTGCTGAACGGATTTATCACCCATCTTCGTACTTACTTTTTGTGCGTACCACAACCCCCGGATTCGGAGATCATACCACTTTTGGTGTATAGGGATGCATCGTCTCAACCGTCATCGCAATCCTCAGCTTCGACTCGCCAATCCACACAAGCCCAACCGGAAGATGAG CCGATGGAAACCGAAACTCTcgagcagcagcaacaacaacagcagcagcaacagcaacaaccGGCACGCGAAAGCTCGATATCTGAGGACCGAGAAGAAATCCCGGAAACATTCCCTGGCCATGAAGCTTTACCTTCG GATTGGGTGCCAATTATCGCTCGCGATGGTGTGCGACAACGTAGACAATTGCAGATGCAGGGTGTAACGCCGAACAGCGGCGTGACGACGTTTAGCGACGCGTATCTAGGTGGTCTACCGAGCAAACGTCGCAAGTTGATCGAACAGCAGAAACCGCGGTTACTAGTCAGCCCCACGCCAAACCATCATTCGACAATAGCAGCGTCCATGGAACGGTTAGTCAGAGAAGGGGTCGGTCATGCCGGCGTTGAAGAGGTCGAAGGTGCCGCCGTGGCCGTCGCGGCGGATCCCGCTGTGCGACGCGCGTTTGGTCAAGCGATCAGGGACTGTTTAAATCCGTGCCGATACGGCACGCCGGACTTTCCGGACCCGTTACGCTTCCCGAACGCGACCAAATACTTCGCGGATCAGGAGCGCCCGCCGAAATAA
- the LOC139819804 gene encoding uncharacterized protein isoform X3, with protein sequence MIDLTVKTLDSQNHVFSLEDDQITVRGFKEHIAESVAVPADSQRLIYCGRVLQDEKKLNDYDVNGKVIHLVQRAPPQPGQHGNDGGQTQGQTPGQRQGWQNSQRPHYRVTRTQMHGNAMYLGAMSVPAEIVEGHGIPQLSNSLSGSRLNHAGRLLDRMNELIDRLDDPSAPPLHPPPEVNQTTQQQQQQQQQQQQQQQEAEIEQNETNDVSRDDGVRLAEAAAAAITAALSAAGARAVTLFRGSSYNGGSTRTSSDPNEHQSDVQPSQSQSQSQSQSQSQSQSQSQSQSQSQSQSQPQSQPQAQSQQQQTQATADAGATSSNASQNRRAQQQEYVLILPRPPQMAELLQRLCTTQERLRPYLERYCMLTLLDPSLPPGPGPNTVEESQRIVDGVSEILHLMSHSCHALSDIIIDMSQPPPRNLRCRPIIVQHSAILQPSIPIQVEAHISLNGRSANNNNSNDETTESSNQAQSENAESATSSRVNTEEGNQERESDSGAQPQAERSQQDQGQSPFDTVFNLPNNVEVLMEVSSESNIDAGSSNEQNASGNETNNNARRTNVFPFGTPPPPYLLRNFMQAVHGHMVHGGITTTTISTRNPPVTTAGAQSVSSSMDSGSTNAGQSTQARSNTGTHPTTATQTRSTSRPHVFHHHAHPMGLGMSIGLGLDFDPYLPCNSHHVYRSPSTASNSATGVTTSQPTRTASTATADAQNQTNQTATTSTTTTSATSTNATSATNAETATNNSFVNFMQQLLNQPTGGQSRPINTNAPNLMESIENIMQIIGNNIRVGFLGDSSIRNPTLADLFEGGGLSMDLFTSHGSGREENFLVDLFVLLAQSMSLDGLLRVRRGQWGPIARLRRPLQEFLQYTFSNASSPEAIQEQATERLLSQLRPHIQNLLASEEDANGRSGSRVDVCATIESLITRHARDILRSLFDSGIDDARFGQDILNILINMSSQTVHVLRYSLRGGQAGLEAIATRFMRDLMDGGNPALLQWVLNGFITHLRTYFLCVPQPPDSEIIPLLVYRDASSQPSSQSSASTRQSTQAQPEDEPMETETLEQQQQQQQQQQQQPARESSISEDREEIPETFPGHEALPSDWVPIIARDGVRQRRQLQMQGVTPNSGVTTFSDAYLGGLPSKRRKLIEQQKPRLLVSPTPNHHSTIAASMERLVREGVGHAGVEEVEGAAVAVAADPAVRRAFGQAIRDCLNPCRYGTPDFPDPLRFPNATKYFADQERPPK encoded by the exons ATGATCGACCTAACAGTCAAGACCTTGGACTCGCAGAATCACGTCTTCTCCCTGGAAGACGAC CAAATCACGGTACGCGGCTTTAAAGAGCATATAGCCGAGTCCGTCGCGGTACCAGCTGATTCGCAGAGGTTGATTTATTGCGGACGGGTGCTTCAAgacgaaaagaaattaaatgattatg ATGTCAATGGAAAAGTTATACACCTGGTGCAACGCGCGCCTCCCCAGCCTGGCCAGCATGGGAACGACGGCGGGCAGACCCAGGGTCAGACACCGGGGCAGAGGCAGGGTTGGCAGAACTCACAGAGGCCGCATTACCGGGTCACTCGCACCCAAATGCATGGAAACGCCATGTATCTAGGTGCGATGTCTGTGCCAGCGGAGATCGTTGAAGGCCACG GTATACCGCAACTGAGCAACAGTTTGTCCGGTAGCCGGCTGAACCATGCCGGTCGACTGCTCGATCGTATGAACGAGCTGATCGATCGGTTGGACGATCCTAGCGCTCCTCCTCTGCATCCGCCCCCGGAGGTCAACCAGACgacgcagcagcagcagcagcagcagcaacaacagcaacagcaacagcaagaGGCAGAAATTGAACAAAACGA GACCAATGACGTTTCTAGAGACGACGGTGTTAGACTTGCTGAGGCAGCTGCCGCCGCCATCACAGCCGCTTTGTCAGCTGCTGGGGCACGTGCAGTTACATTGTTCAGAG GAAGCAGTTACAACGGTGGGAGTACGAGAACTTCAAGCGATCCAAATGAGCATCAAAGTGATGTGCAACCATCACAGTCACAGTCTCAATCCCAGTCGCAGTCACAATCGCAGTCGCAGTCGCAATCGCAGTCACAATCGCAATCGCAATCGCAGTCACAACCGCAATCGCAGCCACAGGCACAATCGCAACAGCAACAAACGCAAGCGACTGCAGACGCGGGAGCAACATCGAGCAACGCTAGCCAAAACAGGCGAGCTCAACAGCAGGAGTATGtgttaat TCTCCCGCGACCTCCGCAGATGGCAGAATTATTGCAAAGACTGTGCACCACCCAAGAACGGCTGAGACCTTATCTGGAACGTTATTGCATGCTTACGCTTCTTGATCCTTCGTTACCGCCCGGG CCCGGACCGAACACCGTAGAGGAAAGTCAGAGAATAGTGGATGGAGTCAGTGAAATTCTCCACCTTATGTCGCACAGCTGTCACGCGCTGAGCGACATTATCATTGACATGAGTCAACCACCGCCTAGAAACTTGCGATGCCGGCCAATAATAGTACAGCACTCGGCCATCCTACAGCCTAGTATACCGATCCAGGTAGAG GCTCATATCAGTTTGAACGGTCGCAGCGCTAATAACAACAACAGTAACGACGAGACGACAGAGTCTAGTAATCAGGCGCAGTCGGAAAACGCGGAATCGGCAACTTCGTCGCGCGTTAATACTGAGGAGGGTAATCAAGAGCGAGAATCGGACAGTGGAGCCCAGCCGCAGGCGGAACGGTCGCAACAAGATCAAGGCCAATCGCCTTTCG ATACGGTATTCAATTTGCCGAACAATGTTGAGGTGCTGATGGAAGTTAGTTCCGAGAGTAATATAGATGCTGGATCGAGCAATGAACAGAACGCGTCAGGCAATGAAACCAACAATAACGCCC GCAGGACAAACGTATTTCCATTCGGCACGCCACCGCCGCCTTATTTATTGCGAAACTTTATGCAAGCCGTTCACGGACACATGGTGCATGGCGGTATCACTACCACGACTATAAGCACGAGAAATCCTCCCGTTACTACTGCAGGAGCGCAATCGGTCTCCTCGTCGATGGATAGCGGAAGCACAAATGCCGGCCAAAGCACTCAAGCACG AAGCAATACTGGTACTCATCCTACCACTGCTACACAAACTCGAAGTACATCACGGCCGCACGTGTTCCATCATCACGCTCATCCGATGGGTCTCGGCATGAGTATTGGACTGGGTCTTGATTTCGATCCCTACCTTCCATGCAATTCGCACCATGTCTACCGCTCTCCGAGTACCGCCTCCAATAGCGCGACCGGCGTGACAACTTCGCAACCAACGCGCACGGCGTCGACAGCTACAGCGGACGCTCAGAATCAAACAAATCAAACCG CAACGACTTCGACTACGACGACCAGTGCTACCTCTACGAACGCAACATCGGCGACGAATGCAGAAACAGCTACTAATAATTCTTTCGTGAATTTTATGCAGCAGTTGTTAAATCAGCCGACGGGTGGTCAATCGCGACCCATCAATACGAACG CTCCAAATTTGATGGAAAgcattgaaaatataatgcaaataattgGTAACAATATACGCGTAGGATTTTTGGGCGATAG CTCAATCAGAAATCCTACATTGGCCGATCTGTTTGAGGGTGGAGGATTATCTATGGATCTCTTCACGTCGCACGGATCCGGCAGAGAGGAGAACTTCCTCGTCGATCTCTTCGTATTGCTG GCACAATCTATGTCTCTGGATGGATTGCTCAGAGTACGTCGAGGTCAATGGGGACCGATCGCTCGTCTTCGAAGACCGTTGCAAGAGTTTCTACAGTATACGTTCTCGAATGCCTCATCACCAGAAGCCATTCAAGAGCAAGCGACTGAGCGTTTACTTTCTCAATTACGACCTCACATTCAGAATCTCCTGGCGTCCGAGGAAGACGCCAACGGCAGAAGTGGATCCCGCGTTGACGTCTGCGCGACCATCGAATCGTTGATCACTCGCCACGCAAGAGATATACTTAGAAGCTTATTCGATAGCG GAATCGACGATGCGAGGTTCGGTCAGGACATATTGAACATCCTAATTAACATGTCCAGCCAAACTGTACATGTACTTCGGTATTCGCTACGTGGCGGCCAAGCTGGATTGGAGGCGATTGCGACGCGTTTTATG CGTGACTTGATGGACGGTGGCAATCCCGCTCTTCTCCAGTGGGTGCTGAACGGATTTATCACCCATCTTCGTACTTACTTTTTGTGCGTACCACAACCCCCGGATTCGGAGATCATACCACTTTTGGTGTATAGGGATGCATCGTCTCAACCGTCATCGCAATCCTCAGCTTCGACTCGCCAATCCACACAAGCCCAACCGGAAGATGAG CCGATGGAAACCGAAACTCTcgagcagcagcaacaacaacagcagcagcaacagcaacaaccGGCACGCGAAAGCTCGATATCTGAGGACCGAGAAGAAATCCCGGAAACATTCCCTGGCCATGAAGCTTTACCTTCG GATTGGGTGCCAATTATCGCTCGCGATGGTGTGCGACAACGTAGACAATTGCAGATGCAGGGTGTAACGCCGAACAGCGGCGTGACGACGTTTAGCGACGCGTATCTAGGTGGTCTACCGAGCAAACGTCGCAAGTTGATCGAACAGCAGAAACCGCGGTTACTAGTCAGCCCCACGCCAAACCATCATTCGACAATAGCAGCGTCCATGGAACGGTTAGTCAGAGAAGGGGTCGGTCATGCCGGCGTTGAAGAGGTCGAAGGTGCCGCCGTGGCCGTCGCGGCGGATCCCGCTGTGCGACGCGCGTTTGGTCAAGCGATCAGGGACTGTTTAAATCCGTGCCGATACGGCACGCCGGACTTTCCGGACCCGTTACGCTTCCCGAACGCGACCAAATACTTCGCGGATCAGGAGCGCCCGCCGAAATAA